The Helicobacter mustelae genome has a segment encoding these proteins:
- the dapF gene encoding diaminopimelate epimerase, translating into MIVEKYSGSGNDFLITHLCQHPSPKDLAKELCHRHLGIGADGFIILKPHQTYAYAWEFYNSDGSSALMCGNASRCVAHYANKHHLAKAQHIFWAGARAIEVHVKKNTVATHLGKPSTVETLSLISSYASYAYKIDTGVPHLVIFAKSQKSLPAYATQELKDLREEYNANVNVVYAKNPKTLYVHTYERGVEDITLACGTGMAAASGVYHFLHPDHCLFTCLPPSREELILKVEEQNIIFEGKVRHIATCYIDA; encoded by the coding sequence ATGATTGTTGAAAAATACTCTGGTAGCGGCAATGATTTTTTAATCACACATCTTTGCCAGCACCCCTCCCCAAAAGATCTTGCCAAAGAGCTTTGCCACAGGCATCTTGGAATTGGCGCTGATGGCTTCATCATCCTCAAGCCTCATCAAACCTATGCCTATGCCTGGGAGTTTTATAATTCTGATGGTTCAAGCGCGCTCATGTGCGGAAATGCCAGCCGCTGTGTAGCACACTATGCCAACAAACATCATCTAGCAAAGGCACAGCACATTTTTTGGGCAGGTGCGCGCGCCATAGAGGTGCATGTCAAAAAAAATACTGTTGCTACACATCTAGGCAAGCCAAGCACAGTAGAGACCCTCTCCCTCATCAGCTCCTATGCCTCCTATGCCTACAAAATTGATACAGGTGTGCCACATTTAGTCATCTTTGCCAAGAGTCAAAAATCCCTCCCTGCATATGCCACACAAGAGCTCAAAGATCTCAGAGAGGAATATAATGCCAATGTAAATGTCGTGTATGCAAAAAATCCAAAAACCCTTTATGTGCACACCTATGAACGCGGAGTGGAAGACATCACCCTAGCCTGTGGAACAGGTATGGCAGCAGCCAGTGGAGTCTATCATTTTTTGCATCCAGACCATTGCCTCTTTACCTGCCTACCACCTAGCAGAGAAGAGTTAATTTTGAAAGTAGAGGAGCAAAACATCATTTTTGAGGGCAAAGTGCGCCATATCGCCACTTGCTACATTGATGCATAG
- a CDS encoding ABC transporter ATP-binding protein/permease — MKKNHFFRSIAQVLSLITRRDRFILFGLFLATLLLTLIETVGIGAIMPFITLATTPELIFNQKIPHLIYEFLGFSNTTQFMLVFAAILVAFYVFRAGYNILYTYMLNRFVFQKYHYFSYNLFRKILRFEYEVFSKKNLDEIRQKILTESSYASQFLNSFLRIFAEVSVILLLYVILLIISWKMTLVLTVFLSINVILIIKGVGKAVDKQGQARSKSEDGFFKMLSQTLSNFKIVKLRAKEEEDFKLFEQISLKRSRAQILYQTFLSLPRNILETIGFCILIACVGYILFMQGDAKAVLPIVSMYALALYRVLPSVSRILDNYNTMCFMSRGVEQVYEMMQSEEILEGDEQLNFEHEISLRDVCFSYSGKKPLFRDFNLNIKKGEKVAFVGKSGAGKSTLVDLIIGILKPKAGSIYIDDTPLNNDNIRSWRKKIGYIPQSIYLFDGSVGENIAFGSKMDKKRLMEVAKMTKIWDFLEENDGFNTQVGDGGNQLSGGQKQRVGIARALYRNPDILVLDEATSALDDATEKAIMKEIYQIAKDKTLLVIAHRLSTIENCDRKIFVDQCTVKSHPTKEEVLSNLSHLSSTSHSSNESSASGRHSSAVAKDKAHQRKKH, encoded by the coding sequence ATGAAAAAAAATCACTTTTTTCGTAGCATTGCGCAGGTTTTATCCCTCATCACCAGACGCGATCGCTTCATTTTATTTGGGCTTTTTTTGGCCACCCTGCTTCTGACTTTGATTGAGACAGTGGGAATTGGTGCCATCATGCCATTTATCACGCTGGCCACCACTCCAGAGCTCATCTTCAATCAAAAAATCCCCCATCTCATTTATGAATTTTTGGGCTTTAGCAATACCACGCAATTCATGCTGGTTTTTGCCGCGATTTTGGTCGCATTCTACGTCTTTCGCGCAGGCTACAACATCCTCTACACCTACATGCTCAATCGCTTTGTCTTCCAAAAATATCATTATTTTTCCTACAATCTTTTTCGCAAGATTCTGCGATTTGAATATGAAGTCTTTTCCAAAAAAAACCTTGATGAAATCCGCCAAAAAATCCTCACAGAATCCTCCTATGCCTCCCAATTTCTCAATAGCTTTTTGCGCATCTTTGCAGAGGTTAGTGTCATCCTCCTGCTGTATGTAATTTTATTAATCATTAGTTGGAAAATGACCTTGGTGCTCACGGTTTTTTTGAGCATCAATGTAATTTTAATCATCAAGGGAGTGGGCAAGGCTGTAGACAAACAAGGCCAGGCAAGGAGCAAGAGTGAAGATGGATTTTTCAAGATGCTCTCCCAAACGCTCAGCAATTTCAAAATTGTCAAACTACGCGCCAAAGAGGAGGAGGATTTCAAGCTTTTTGAGCAGATTTCTCTCAAAAGATCGCGCGCCCAGATCCTCTATCAAACCTTTTTGAGCCTGCCACGCAATATTTTAGAGACCATAGGATTTTGCATCCTAATTGCCTGCGTGGGGTATATTTTGTTTATGCAAGGAGATGCAAAAGCAGTTTTGCCAATCGTCTCTATGTATGCGCTCGCACTCTATCGCGTATTGCCCTCTGTCTCCAGAATCTTGGATAATTACAACACCATGTGCTTCATGAGCAGGGGAGTGGAGCAAGTTTATGAGATGATGCAAAGCGAAGAGATTTTAGAGGGAGATGAACAGCTAAATTTTGAGCATGAAATCTCCTTGCGCGATGTTTGCTTTTCTTATTCGGGCAAAAAACCCTTATTTCGCGATTTTAATCTCAACATAAAAAAGGGCGAGAAAGTCGCATTCGTCGGGAAAAGTGGCGCAGGAAAATCGACCCTAGTAGATCTCATCATCGGGATTTTAAAACCAAAGGCAGGGAGTATCTACATCGATGATACTCCGCTAAATAATGATAACATCCGCTCTTGGCGCAAAAAAATTGGCTACATCCCTCAAAGCATCTATCTTTTTGATGGGAGCGTCGGAGAAAACATCGCCTTTGGTAGCAAAATGGACAAAAAACGCTTGATGGAAGTGGCAAAAATGACAAAGATTTGGGATTTTTTGGAGGAAAATGATGGCTTTAACACACAGGTAGGAGATGGGGGTAACCAGCTAAGCGGTGGGCAAAAGCAGCGCGTGGGGATTGCTAGGGCGCTTTATCGCAATCCTGATATTTTAGTATTAGATGAGGCTACCAGCGCACTAGATGATGCCACAGAAAAAGCCATAATGAAAGAAATCTATCAGATCGCCAAAGACAAAACACTACTAGTCATCGCGCATCGCCTAAGCACCATAGAAAATTGCGATCGCAAAATCTTCGTGGATCAATGCACAGTCAAATCCCACCCCACAAAAGAAGAAGTCCTCTCAAATCTTTCACACCTCTCAAGCACTTCGCATTCTTCCAATGAATCAAGTGCTTCAGGCCGTCATTCAAGTGCTGTTGCAAAAGATAAAGCACATCAACGCAAAAAGCATTAG
- a CDS encoding GDP-L-fucose synthase family protein, producing the protein MRKDSRIFVAGHRGLVGSAILETLQERGYDNLLTRTKKELNLLDMRAVEDFFATMQPEYVFLCAAKVGGIIANNTYRADFIYENLMIQNHIIHCAYRYQVKKLLFLGSSCIYPKSAPQPLSEDSLLTSPLEYTNEPYAIAKIAGIKMCESYNLQYQTNFIAVMPTNLYGKNDNFDLQNSHVLPALIRKFHEAKLRGDKEVSIWGSGKPRREFLYNKDLAEACVYVMEKIDFSMLTQGKKEVRNTHLNIGYGSDISIAQLAELVREIVGFEGGIVFDTSKPDGTYQKLMDSSKIFALGWKPKVGLREGIEKTYQWYLS; encoded by the coding sequence ATGAGAAAGGATTCCAGGATTTTTGTAGCAGGCCATCGTGGACTGGTGGGCTCTGCGATCTTAGAAACCCTGCAAGAGAGAGGCTATGACAATCTCTTAACACGCACAAAAAAAGAGCTAAATTTATTGGACATGCGCGCAGTAGAGGATTTTTTTGCCACCATGCAGCCTGAGTATGTTTTTTTGTGCGCGGCCAAAGTAGGCGGGATCATCGCCAATAACACCTATCGCGCAGATTTTATCTATGAAAATTTGATGATACAAAACCACATCATCCATTGCGCTTATAGATACCAAGTCAAAAAACTTCTCTTTTTGGGATCTAGCTGTATTTATCCCAAAAGTGCCCCCCAGCCCCTAAGCGAAGATTCTCTTCTCACCAGCCCGCTAGAATACACCAACGAGCCCTATGCCATCGCAAAAATCGCTGGAATCAAGATGTGTGAATCCTATAATCTGCAATATCAGACCAATTTTATTGCCGTGATGCCCACCAATCTCTATGGCAAAAACGATAATTTTGATTTACAAAATTCCCATGTCTTGCCCGCGCTAATCCGCAAGTTCCATGAAGCCAAGCTGCGCGGAGACAAAGAAGTGAGTATTTGGGGTAGCGGAAAGCCGCGCCGAGAATTTTTATACAACAAAGATTTAGCAGAGGCTTGCGTGTATGTGATGGAAAAGATTGATTTTTCTATGCTTACTCAAGGAAAAAAAGAAGTCCGCAATACACATTTAAATATTGGATATGGCAGTGATATTAGCATTGCACAATTAGCAGAATTGGTGCGCGAGATTGTTGGCTTTGAGGGGGGAATTGTTTTTGATACCAGCAAACCCGATGGAACCTACCAAAAACTCATGGATAGTTCAAAAATTTTTGCTCTAGGATGGAAGCCAAAAGTGGGGCTAAGAGAGGGGATAGAGAAAACCTATCAGTGGTATCTATCATGA
- a CDS encoding aminotransferase class V-fold PLP-dependent enzyme — protein sequence MKNFTATAFRELFNIYGDKIDCARESVILKKHALYFDWGASGLASTLVENRIGEILPYYANTHSDHSKHAMFMQELYKHSKKVIAKAFGLNEEFAIIACGSGASGAIKKFQELLGIYIPPASRNFVQINSDAIPLVIVGSFEHHSNEISFREGICEVYRIPLDKDLNFDLSALEIKLKENKHRKIIFSYNALSNVTGNFAPIKEIHALARKYKAIIAIDMAASGVDMSIEPSYFDACFLSPHKLLGGVGGCGILCIRKSLLNTALPPSFAGGGVVKYVDRLAQIYSKDEEEREEAGTPPILQLYRTALAYQLREEIGQDLIKQKKKSLMRILLKDLSAFKDIEIYGTQEHYGILSFNIQGISPFELAHYLSYNYQIQTRAGCSCAGPYGHDLLHLENGVYRGEDHLYGWLRISLHYTHTRDEIARLLHAIHELNNLLKPR from the coding sequence ATGAAAAATTTCACCGCTACCGCCTTTCGAGAATTATTCAATATTTATGGGGACAAAATCGACTGCGCACGAGAGAGCGTTATCTTAAAAAAGCATGCATTGTATTTTGATTGGGGCGCTTCGGGACTTGCTAGCACGCTGGTAGAAAATCGCATTGGTGAGATTCTACCCTATTATGCCAACACTCACTCAGACCACTCTAAACACGCAATGTTCATGCAAGAACTCTACAAACATTCCAAAAAAGTCATTGCAAAAGCCTTTGGACTAAATGAAGAATTTGCAATCATTGCCTGTGGCAGTGGGGCAAGTGGGGCAATCAAGAAATTTCAAGAATTATTGGGGATTTATATTCCTCCTGCTAGCAGGAATTTTGTGCAAATCAATTCTGATGCAATCCCCTTGGTGATTGTTGGTTCTTTTGAGCACCACAGCAATGAGATAAGCTTTCGCGAGGGGATTTGTGAGGTTTATCGCATCCCATTAGACAAAGATTTAAACTTTGATCTATCGGCCCTAGAGATAAAGCTCAAGGAGAACAAACATCGCAAAATTATTTTTTCCTACAATGCTCTCTCCAATGTCACAGGAAATTTTGCCCCCATAAAAGAAATCCATGCTCTTGCAAGAAAATACAAAGCAATCATTGCCATAGACATGGCAGCAAGCGGTGTGGACATGAGCATTGAGCCCTCTTATTTTGATGCTTGCTTTCTCTCTCCTCACAAACTGCTAGGAGGAGTAGGGGGTTGTGGGATTTTATGCATTCGCAAAAGTTTGTTAAATACCGCATTACCCCCTAGTTTTGCAGGAGGTGGAGTAGTAAAATATGTCGATCGCTTAGCACAGATTTACAGCAAAGATGAAGAGGAGCGAGAAGAAGCCGGTACACCACCAATCTTACAACTTTACCGCACCGCGCTTGCTTATCAATTAAGAGAAGAAATTGGTCAGGATCTTATCAAACAAAAGAAGAAAAGCTTAATGCGCATTTTGCTCAAAGATCTCTCTGCTTTCAAAGATATCGAAATCTATGGCACGCAAGAGCATTATGGAATCCTATCTTTTAATATTCAAGGAATCTCCCCCTTTGAGCTAGCGCACTATCTTAGTTACAATTACCAAATTCAAACTAGAGCGGGATGCAGTTGTGCAGGCCCTTATGGCCACGATCTTTTGCATCTAGAAAATGGGGTTTACCGTGGAGAAGATCACCTTTATGGCTGGCTGCGCATTAGCCTACACTACACACATACACGCGATGAAATTGCAAGACTCCTACACGCAATTCACGAACTTAACAATTTGCTCAAACCCAGATAA
- a CDS encoding histidine triad nucleotide-binding protein — MNIFEKIIKGEIPSKKILENEKFLAFYDIAPKAPVHILVVPKASYKDFNTMPPQLLGEMSSFILEVVEKAGIKESGYRLITNIGEDGGQEIPHFHYHVLGGGKLKWEELT; from the coding sequence ATGAATATATTTGAAAAAATTATTAAAGGTGAAATTCCTAGCAAAAAAATCTTGGAAAATGAAAAGTTTTTGGCATTTTATGACATTGCCCCCAAGGCGCCAGTGCATATTTTGGTAGTCCCCAAAGCCTCCTACAAAGATTTCAACACCATGCCTCCACAACTCCTGGGAGAAATGAGTAGTTTTATACTGGAAGTAGTAGAAAAAGCAGGAATTAAGGAATCTGGATATCGCCTCATCACGAATATTGGAGAAGATGGCGGGCAAGAAATTCCCCATTTTCACTATCATGTTTTAGGTGGTGGTAAATTAAAGTGGGAGGAATTGACATAA
- a CDS encoding biotin synthase: protein MKKEIFLCSISNVSSGNCPEDCAYCTQSVHYKTGVQTYKFKPIDTILSEAKKLKSYGVLGFCLVTSGRELDSDKCEYIARIAKSLIKEDLNLHLIACCGRASQESLRYLKENGIASYNHNLETAEKFFPKICSTHTWEERYETCENTLRVGLGLCSGGIFGLGESWEERMEFLEALHSLQPHTTTINFFINNKALPITQTTITKEEALECVSLAREYLPYARLMIAGGRELVFGEEQKALYESGIDAIVLGDYLTTKGHTPKRDIDKLQAYGLNIATTCH from the coding sequence ATGAAAAAAGAAATCTTTTTATGCTCAATTTCCAATGTAAGTAGCGGAAATTGCCCAGAAGACTGTGCATATTGCACCCAAAGCGTGCACTACAAGACGGGAGTGCAAACCTATAAATTTAAACCCATTGACACAATTCTTTCTGAAGCAAAAAAGCTCAAAAGCTATGGGGTACTTGGATTTTGTCTTGTCACCTCTGGGAGAGAATTGGATTCTGATAAATGCGAGTATATTGCCCGCATTGCTAAATCCTTGATAAAAGAGGATTTAAATCTCCATCTCATCGCATGTTGCGGGCGCGCTAGCCAGGAATCCCTGCGCTATCTCAAGGAAAATGGCATTGCTAGCTATAATCACAACCTAGAGACTGCAGAAAAATTTTTTCCAAAAATCTGCAGCACGCATACATGGGAAGAACGCTATGAGACTTGTGAAAATACATTGAGGGTAGGGCTTGGATTATGCAGTGGCGGGATCTTTGGCCTGGGGGAGAGCTGGGAAGAGCGTATGGAATTTCTAGAAGCCCTGCATTCCCTGCAACCCCATACCACCACAATCAATTTTTTCATCAACAACAAAGCCCTGCCCATCACCCAAACCACCATTACCAAAGAAGAGGCACTAGAGTGCGTATCCCTAGCGCGCGAGTATCTTCCCTATGCACGATTAATGATTGCCGGGGGACGAGAACTTGTATTTGGCGAGGAACAAAAGGCACTTTATGAAAGCGGGATTGATGCCATCGTGCTTGGTGATTATCTCACCACCAAAGGACACACTCCCAAACGCGATATTGATAAACTGCAAGCCTATGGGCTAAACATTGCAACCACATGTCACTAA
- a CDS encoding 30S ribosomal protein S1 encodes MRINLDSDSYLEQYDSGEDFATMFEESQKQGEVGATKEAVIVKITPDFTMVDIGEKVEGRFPTEEIRDGQGNLLFQEGDKITVYVSRGGHDRFSVSHKKVLRHQKIQEKIQSLGEDYKDKVIEAKIIRKNKGGVILEADGVEYFMPKFHASAKEDKGKRVEVCIINVKPEENSIIVSRKRFFDLVNRNHSESAKKIMEIQSPLDGVVKRITSFGMFVSVDGVEGLVHYTEITHRGPVNPAKFYKEGDNVQVKAIAYDEEKKRLSYSIKALQEDPWKEIIKELKVGYAIKANVSNIEPYGAFVDIGNDLEGFLHISEISWSKDIKHPQECLNIGQELDVEIIEINLEERRLRVSLKKLTERPFAEFAKKYKEGDVVEGRVETLTDFGAFINLGAIDGLLHNEDAFWDKDKKCKDHFKQGDILKVKIIKIDTKNERISLSMRVLEESPADRFAKKYKVDDAIEGTVVDVKDFGVFIEVEGIDALIRNEDLSGIAKQDITKGMKLRGAIAYIDPSSNKVRVSMRRLERQQEREDIKSFNSNKKMTLGDKIKGQL; translated from the coding sequence ATGAGAATAAATTTGGACAGTGACAGCTACTTGGAGCAATATGATAGCGGTGAGGATTTCGCTACTATGTTTGAAGAAAGCCAAAAACAAGGCGAAGTGGGAGCTACAAAAGAAGCAGTGATTGTGAAAATCACTCCAGATTTTACCATGGTGGACATTGGAGAAAAAGTAGAAGGAAGATTTCCTACCGAAGAAATCAGAGATGGGCAAGGGAATCTGCTCTTCCAAGAAGGCGATAAGATCACTGTATACGTGAGCAGAGGCGGACACGATCGTTTCAGTGTTTCGCATAAAAAAGTGTTGCGTCATCAAAAGATTCAAGAAAAAATCCAAAGCCTAGGGGAGGATTATAAGGACAAAGTAATCGAGGCCAAGATTATTCGCAAAAACAAAGGCGGCGTGATCCTAGAAGCGGATGGGGTTGAGTATTTCATGCCAAAGTTTCATGCCTCTGCTAAAGAAGATAAGGGCAAGAGAGTAGAAGTTTGCATCATCAATGTCAAACCTGAGGAAAATAGTATTATTGTTTCGCGGAAGAGATTTTTTGACCTGGTAAATAGAAATCACAGCGAAAGTGCAAAAAAGATCATGGAAATCCAGAGTCCACTCGATGGCGTTGTCAAGAGGATCACAAGCTTTGGCATGTTTGTGAGCGTAGATGGAGTGGAGGGTCTAGTGCACTACACAGAGATCACTCATCGCGGCCCAGTGAATCCGGCGAAGTTTTACAAAGAAGGCGATAATGTGCAAGTCAAGGCGATTGCTTATGATGAAGAAAAAAAGCGCCTGTCCTATTCCATCAAGGCTCTACAGGAAGATCCCTGGAAGGAAATCATCAAAGAACTCAAGGTAGGCTATGCCATCAAGGCCAATGTCAGTAATATCGAGCCTTATGGTGCATTCGTGGATATTGGCAATGATCTAGAGGGCTTCTTGCACATCTCAGAGATTTCTTGGAGCAAAGACATCAAACATCCTCAAGAATGCCTAAACATCGGACAGGAGCTTGATGTAGAGATTATTGAAATCAATCTCGAAGAGCGCCGCCTTAGAGTTTCTCTCAAAAAACTTACCGAAAGACCCTTCGCAGAATTTGCCAAAAAATACAAAGAAGGCGATGTAGTTGAGGGTAGGGTAGAGACACTTACGGATTTTGGAGCATTCATCAATCTAGGAGCTATTGATGGATTGCTGCACAATGAAGATGCTTTCTGGGACAAGGATAAAAAATGCAAAGATCATTTCAAGCAGGGCGACATCCTCAAAGTAAAAATCATTAAAATCGACACTAAAAACGAGCGCATATCTCTTAGCATGAGAGTGCTTGAAGAATCTCCCGCTGATAGATTTGCCAAAAAATACAAAGTAGATGATGCCATCGAGGGAACAGTGGTGGATGTCAAGGATTTTGGCGTGTTTATAGAGGTTGAGGGTATCGATGCGCTCATCAGAAATGAAGATCTCAGCGGAATTGCCAAGCAAGACATCACCAAGGGAATGAAATTAAGAGGTGCCATTGCCTACATTGACCCCTCTAGCAACAAGGTCCGAGTCTCGATGAGGAGGCTAGAACGCCAACAAGAAAGAGAAGACATCAAGAGCTTTAATTCTAACAAAAAAATGACATTGGGCGACAAAATCAAAGGTCAGCTCTAA